From Blastocatellia bacterium, the proteins below share one genomic window:
- the nuoH gene encoding NADH-quinone oxidoreductase subunit NuoH, protein MGIVVEAIIKIVIVFGVLLTFLAYLALFERKILGWIQLRYGPNRVGPWGLLQPLADLLKFLFKEDVRPTTPNPILFSVAPILSLVPALMTYAVIPFGDRIELFGREITLYVTSVNVGLLYLFALSGLGVYGIVLAGWASNSKYSLLGGLRSAAQLISYELTLTLSVVGVLIQAGSLDLVEIVRAQSGTYFGIIPKWHIFWYQPLGFLLFFIAAVAETNRAPFDLPEAETELVAGYHTEYSATKFAMFYLAEYANILAVSALATTLFLGGWNGPGVERVPLLGVFYFAAKTAIFVFIYIWLRATLPRFRYDQLMRFGWKVLLPLAFANIVFSSAMALVR, encoded by the coding sequence ATGGGCATTGTCGTTGAAGCCATCATCAAGATCGTCATCGTCTTCGGCGTCCTGCTCACATTCCTCGCCTATCTGGCGCTCTTTGAGCGGAAGATCCTGGGGTGGATTCAACTCCGATATGGCCCGAATCGCGTCGGCCCGTGGGGATTGCTGCAACCGTTGGCCGATCTGCTGAAATTCCTCTTCAAGGAGGACGTGCGGCCGACGACGCCGAATCCCATCCTCTTCAGCGTGGCGCCGATTCTGTCGCTCGTGCCGGCGTTGATGACTTACGCGGTGATCCCCTTTGGGGATCGGATCGAACTCTTCGGTCGAGAGATCACGCTCTACGTCACGAGCGTGAATGTCGGATTGCTCTACCTCTTTGCCTTGAGTGGTCTGGGGGTCTATGGGATCGTGCTCGCCGGATGGGCCTCCAACAGCAAATATTCGCTGCTTGGCGGGCTGCGTTCAGCGGCGCAGTTGATCAGCTACGAGTTGACGCTCACGCTCTCGGTCGTCGGCGTGCTCATTCAAGCGGGCTCGCTCGATCTGGTCGAGATCGTGCGGGCGCAATCGGGGACATATTTCGGGATCATTCCGAAGTGGCACATCTTCTGGTACCAGCCGCTTGGGTTCCTGCTCTTCTTCATCGCTGCCGTGGCCGAGACCAATCGCGCACCGTTCGATCTACCGGAAGCGGAGACGGAGTTGGTGGCCGGGTATCATACGGAGTATTCGGCGACGAAGTTCGCCATGTTCTACCTTGCTGAGTATGCGAACATCCTGGCCGTCTCGGCGCTCGCGACGACGCTCTTCTTGGGGGGATGGAACGGGCCGGGAGTGGAGCGCGTGCCGTTGCTCGGAGTCTTCTATTTCGCGGCGAAGACGGCTATCTTCGTCTTCATCTACATCTGGTTGCGCGCCACGCTGCCTCGCTTCCGATATGATCAGTTGATGCGATTCGGGTGGAAGGTCCTGCTGCCGCTGGCGTTCGCGAACATCGTGTTTTCCTCGGCAATGGCATTGGTGAGATGA